A single Biomphalaria glabrata chromosome 2, xgBioGlab47.1, whole genome shotgun sequence DNA region contains:
- the LOC106080048 gene encoding uncharacterized protein LOC106080048, with translation MTSIRSSVRPKSSKQAWGTILKPEFGLGYQRMTEYEIEQTVNRLAVVPPAKQPYYHRPQKKISQEEVKAMMDRLTKADKRKIPESDRRVTVSDYSTMGVVCSYAWKGYN, from the exons ATGACCAGCATCAGGTCATCTGTGCGGCCCAAGAGCAGCAAGCAGGCGTGGGGCACCATACTAAAGCCAGAGTTTGGACTGGGCTATCAGAGAATGACCGAGTATGAGATTGAGCAGACAGTCAACAGACTGGCCGTGGTGCCACCTGCCAAACAGCCATACTACCACAGACCGCAGAAAAAGATTAGCCAAGAGGAAGTGAAAGCTATG ATGGATCGACTGACCAAAGCCGATAAAAGAAAGATTCCAGAAAGCGACAGGAGAGTGACAGTATCAGATTATAGTACAATGGGCGTCGTCTGCTCCTACGCTTGGAAAGGATACAATTAA